Within the Mumia flava genome, the region TCGCCGCCGTCGCGGTGCGCAGCACGTGGTCGAGCACCGCTCGCTCGCGGCCCTCCTCCCCGGTCTCGAACTCGACCTTGCCGCCGAGCACGTCGACCGCGGTCTCGAGATCGACCACACGAGCGACCCCGTGCTCCTCGCCCTGCCGGGTGGCGCGGTGCAGCGCCGCCGCCGCGATCGTCTCGGCCCCGGCGATCGCGAACCGGGCCGAGACGCCGGCGCGCTGGTCGACGGCGTTCGACTCCCGCAATCCGCGGGTGAACCGGGCGAGGATCTCCAGCAGGTAGTCCGGCACGGTCGTGACCAGCGACGCCTCCTGCCGGATCACGGCGACCTCGTCGGCGAGCTCGAGCGGGTAGTGCGTACGGATCTCGGCGCCGAAGCGGTCCTTGAGCGGCGTGATGATCCGACCGCGGTTCGTGTAGTCCTCCGGGTTGGCGGTGGCGAGGACGAGCACGTCGAGCGGCAGGCGCAGGACGTACCCGCGGACCTGGATGTCGCGCTCCTCCATCACGTTGAGCATCGCGACCTGGATCCGCTCCGCGAGGTCGGGCAGCTCGTTGATCGCCACGATCCCGCGGTGGCTGCGCGGGACCAGACCGAAGTGGATGGTCTCGGGATCGCCGAGGCTGCGCCCCTCGGCGACCTTCATCGGGTCGACGTCGCCGATCAGGTCCGCGACGCTCGTGTCCGGCGTCGCGAGCTTCTCGGCGTACCGCTCGTCGCGGTGCCGCCACGCGATCGGCAGGTCGTCGCCGAGCTCGGCGGCGCGGCGCCGGCTGGCGGGGACGATCGGGTCGTACGGGTGCTCGCCGAGCTCGGAGCCG harbors:
- a CDS encoding AAA family ATPase, whose translation is MNAPAPSTLGELRASGHVQKDLRSEIRDNLVAALAEGRDPWPGLHGLDDTVIPQLERALIAGHDVVLLGERGQGKTRLLRTLVGLLDEWTPVIAGSELGEHPYDPIVPASRRRAAELGDDLPIAWRHRDERYAEKLATPDTSVADLIGDVDPMKVAEGRSLGDPETIHFGLVPRSHRGIVAINELPDLAERIQVAMLNVMEERDIQVRGYVLRLPLDVLVLATANPEDYTNRGRIITPLKDRFGAEIRTHYPLELADEVAVIRQEASLVTTVPDYLLEILARFTRGLRESNAVDQRAGVSARFAIAGAETIAAAALHRATRQGEEHGVARVVDLETAVDVLGGKVEFETGEEGRERAVLDHVLRTATAATVRDRLAGIDFALLVEAFTEGATVVTGEQVSAADFLAGLPVLGESDLYDEVMERLGATDDGERAAALELALEGLFLARKIGKDSDASETVYG